The Paraconexibacter algicola genome includes the window ACCGTCGATGTAGGTGGCACGCCAGGTCACCTTGTAGGTGCCCTTCGCGAGGCGCTTGGAGGACTTGCCGATGATGCGCTTGACGTTGCGCGGATCGTTCTTGCCGCGCAGCACGGTGCGCGAGCCGCGCGTGACGGTGAAGCTGCCGCCGCTCTTGATCTGCTGCGTGAAGCTGACGTAGACCGTCTTCGGGCCGCTGGAGAGGCTCGCGCCCGGCTTGGGCAGGCGCTGGTCGACCTCGGCGTGGCCGAGCGCGGTGGTGGAGAACGTCAGGGCGCCGAGCGTGCCGAGGACGGCGGCGCGACGGAGGGTCGTGCGGGTCATGCGGTGGTCTCCTGGGACGGTGCGCGCAGGAAGCGCGTCGTGGTCAGTGCGGCGAGCAGCGTCATGCAGACGGCGCTCGCGACGCACCACTGGCAGATGGCGTCGATCTCGGCGATCTCGACGTAGGTGAGGTACATGCTGAAGCCGAAGCCGACCCAGGCGAGGCCGACCGCGGCGAGCAGGCCGGCGTCGCCCGGGACGAGCAGCAGCACCGCGAGGATGCTCACGTAGCCGATCAGGCCGAGCACCGCCACGGGGATCCCGGCGAAGGTCGCCCAGTCGGACGCCTGGACCTTCGAGCAGCCGTGCGAGATCCCGCAGGCGGGGTCGATCCCGGCGTAGTGCGCGTACGTGAGGTACACGGCGACGCCGAGACCGAGGACCGTGACGGCGAGGGTGGCTGTCCGCAGCCGGTCGCTCACGTGCCCGCGAGCTCCTGGACCTTGTCGCGGATCTGGCTGCCGTCGAGCGAGCTGAGCTCGAGCTTCTCGAGCTTGCCGCCGGTCTTCCCGATGAGGAAGGACGGGGTGCTGGAGATGCCGTTCTGGTCGGCGAGCTGCTGGGCCTGGTTGATCGCCTCGGTGCCCGCGGAGCCCTCGCCGTCGGCGATCGCCTTGTCGACGTCGAGGCCGGGGATCCCGCTGAGGGTCGTGCGGACGAACGCGTCGTCGGCGTAGCCGGAGTTCTCGCGGCCCTGGTTGATGAAGAACAGGTCGAGCGCCTGCCAGAGCTTGCCCTGGGCGCCGGCGCCGGCGACGGCGCGCGCGAGGGTCTGGCTGTCGTCGCCGATGAACGCCATCGAGCGGAACTCGACGCGCAGCGTGCCGGCGCGGACCTCGCGCTCGACGAGCGTCGGGAGGCCGTCGCGCGCGAACTCGGCGCAGAACGGGCACTGCATGTCGGCGAACTCGACGAGCGTGACGGGCGCGTCGGCCTGTCCGAGGACGATGCCGGCCTGCGGGATGCCGGCGAACCGCTGGGTGACCTCGGTCTGCCCGGCGACGGTCTCGCCCGCCTTCTTGGTGGGGCCGTCCTCGGTGCCGCCGGCGCTGATCGCGATGAACACGGCGACGATCGCGGCGGCGACGGCGAGCACGCCGCCGAGCTGGGCGAGGCGCCGCTTGCGGGCGGCGGCAGCCTCCGCGGCGGCGGCGGCCGCGTCCCGCTCGGCGCGACGGGCGGCCTTCTGCTCCGCGCGGGTGACCTTCGGCTCGGTGCTCATGCGCCGCTCCCGGCCCGGCGCGCGGTCGCGAGGCCCGCGGCACCGACGAGCAGGCCGAGGCCGCCGACGATCAGCGCGGCGATCGCAAGGCCGTCGCCGCCGTCGTCCCCACCACCGGTGGTGGCGGAGGCGAGCGCGGGCTCGGCCGTGGCGGACTCGGAGGTCTCGGTGCTCTTCGCCTCGCCGTCGTCGTGGTGGCCGCTCGCCCCGTGCTCGTCACCGGTGGCGGCGCCGACCATGACGGTCGGGGCCGGCTTGTCGGACGACTCGTCGCCGATCCAGCGGACGGTCTCGCCGTCCTCGTAGGTCTGCAGCGCCTTGAAGGTCAGCGGCCCCTCGGTGTCGGGAAGCTTGATGCTGATCGGGAAGTCCTGGAACTCGCCCGGGCCGATCCGGGTGTCGCCGGAGGCGGTCCAGGTGATCGTCCTGACCGCGCCGCCGCTGGTGGCGACCTCCGCCTTCCAGCCGGGCACGGGCTGGGTGCTGGCGGACTCGAAGCCGGCGGGGAACTGGACGACGACCTTCGTGGTGCCCGAGTCCTCCCTCTCGTTGGGGACGCGGACGTTCTCGACGACGTAGGCGCCGGCGGCGCCCTCGGCGGGCTGGAGGGTGACGTGCGCGGCGGCGACGCCGGGGAGCGCCAGGACCGCCGCGGCGGTGAGGGTGGTGAGCAGCTTCATCGGATGGGGACCTTGATCGTGGTGGCGTACTCGTCGAACTCGCTGACGCGGTCGACGATCCGGATCTCCCACTCCCCCGCGAGCGTCAGCTGGAACGCGTCGGCGGTGAAGTGGCCGGGACCCGACTTGCGCAGGGCGATGTCGAGCGGGCCGACGTTCGCGGACTTCAGGGTGGCCTGCGCGGTGATGGACTTGGTGTCGTCGAACGGCTCGCCGGTCTTGGCGTCGAACAGGTAGATGTGCATCGTGTTCGAGCCGACGGTGGCGGGCTCGACGGTCGTGTTGAGGTCGAGCGGCCCGACGCGCTGCTCGATGTTCACGGCCTTGGGGGTCGTGTACGAGGCGGGCGGCGAGTAGCCGACGAGCGCGCCGGTGGTGGCGAGCACGGCGACGATGAGGCCGACCTCGGCACGCAGCGTGTTCTTCAGCGTCGTGCCGGCCTGCCCGGGGGTGCCGCCGGTGGCGGCGATCTCGCGCAGCTTGGGGAGCGTGCGCTGCCGGTTCAGGGCGCCGAGGCCGATCAGCACGAGCAGCAGCAGCGCCTTGACGAGGACGGCGCGGCCGAAGCCGGTGTCGAGCAGCTGGGAGAAGCTCGTGAGGTGGAGGACCGCCTGCACGGTGCCGGTGACGGCGAGCACGGCGACGGCGGCGAGCGCGACCGGGGAGAAGCGCAGCAGCACGGCGGAGAGGAGCCGGGCGCGGTCCCCGCCGTCGAGCTTGCCGGTGGCGGCGGGGACGAGCGCGACGAGCGCGATCAGGCCGCCGAGCCAGAGGCTCATCGCGGCCACGTGCGCGACGTCGGTCGGGAGCAGCACCGCGACCGGGTCGCTCGTCCCGGCGTGGCCGGAGAGCGCGGGGGCGAAGGCGAGCGCGGTGACGGGCGCGACGAGCAGCGCGAGCCGCAGCCCGCCGGGACGGTCGAGCACGCGACCGTCGGCACCGAGCGACACGGGGCGCAGGACGGGCACGGTCCGCGGGGTGACGAGCAGGACGCCGCCGAGGATCAGCCAGACGACGAGCTTCAGGCCCCAGACGGTGCCGAAGCGCGTGTCGAGGACCTCGCGGACGGTGGAGGCCTGCAGCGCGTCGAAGAACCCCTGACCGGAGACGATCGACCCCTGGATGAGGATGCCGAGCAGCGCGGTGGCGAGCCCGAGGTTCACGGCGCCGAGCAGCATCGTGCTGCCGCGCTTGGCGTACGCCTCGCTGGCCGCGGCCCAGCGCTCGTCCCCGCCCGCGACGCCGCGCAGCCCCGGGAGCCAGCAGAGCAGCAGGAAGCCGACGCCGCCGAGCGCGAGCGCGATCGCGAGGTAGTCGAGCGCCTTCACCGCGGCGAAGACGGTGGTCGTGGTCGCTCCCGCGGAGGTGCCCTCGACGAGGTCGGCGACCGCGAGGGCCCCGGACTTCGACGGCTCGCCGAGGTGGAAGACGAAGCCGCCGTTGATCACGTGGCCGTCGGCGGACACGAGCCGGTAGGTGGCCGTGTAGGAGCCCTTCGCGAGGCCGGGCTTGAGCTTGACCCCGATCTTCTTGGTGTCACCGCCGGGCCGCAGGATCTCCTGCTCGTCGACGCGCTTGGCGCTGGTGTCGAAGACGCGGACCGCGCCGAAGGACGCCTCGACGGGCTCGTTGAAGCGGAAGACGACCTCGGACGGCTGCCCGTCCTTGAAGACCTCGTCGCGGAACGGCTGGTTGCCGACGAGGAAGGCGTGGGCGGACGCCCCGGCGGGCGCGAGCGCGAGGAACGCGACGAGCGCGACGCCCGCGAGGGCGAGGATGCGGCGCAGATGGCTCACCAGGACTCCTTCGCGGGCGCGGCGGCGCCGTCCTGCTCCTCGGCGGCGCGCCGGCGCCGGACCGTGACGACGAAGACGCCGCTGAGCGCCAGCAGCACGACGAACGCGGCGATCGCGGCGGTCGGCGCGCCCCCGTCGTCAGTGGGGGTCCAGTTGAGGACGCCCGCGATGGTGGCGGGCTGCCCGGCGACCTGGAGGTCGACGGTCCAGTCGAAGACCTTCGTCTTGACGGCCGTGTCCTTCACCTGCGGCGGGGTGCCACCGCCCATCCAGTGGATGCGGTGGTCGTGCCAGGCGAAGCGGCCGGTCTTGTCGAGGACCTTCCAGCGCGGCTCGGCCTTCGGGTCGACGCCCGCGGGGACGGGCACGTTGCCGTCGCGCTCCTCGTTGATGTACGTCGACTTGGAGTTCTCGTTCACCGCCACGGTCCCGTCGGCGTCGATGCGCGCGTACGGCTCGTCCTCGTAGCCGAGCACGACGATGTCGCGGTCGCTGCGGTTCGTCAGCTCGAGGCTGTCCTCGCGGTTGAGGATCTGCGTCGTGACGCCCGTGGGCAGACCGGTCGAGCCGGTGATGAGGGACTGGTAGTTGGGGTCGCCCTTGTGGGCGGCGGCGGTGGACACGCAGGCCGCGAGGGCGGCGAGCGCGACCACGACGATGGTGCGGACGCGGTTCATGGAACCGGGACCTCCAGGGTCGGGGCGTTCAGCGGGACACGGCGGACGGTGCGCGACGGGCACACGTCCGGGAGCACTGGGGCTCCTAGCGGGCGGGCGCGAGCGCGGGCGGTCCGCGCTCGGCGAGCGCGGACGCGACGAGCCGCCCGCGGCGGGCGAACGCCCGCGGGGCGCGCGGCAGGCGCGCGGTGAGCCGGAGTGCGGCGCGGCGACGAGCCGGCGCGAACGCGGCGACGACGGCCGCGAGGCGCTTCTCCCCGAGGTAACGACCCGCCAGCAGCGGGAGCAGCAGCACGAGGACGGGCGCCAGCTCCAGGAGCCAGCTGTCGATTCCCCCGACGGTGGTGAGCAGCGCTGCGAGCACGCCGACGGCGGCCACGAGGGCGACCGGCAGGAGGTCTCGGCGCTGCGTCATCACGGTCAGGGTAGCGCCCGACCTCGCAGGGCGCGAGAGCGGACGTCGCTCAGGGATACGGCCCGACGGCCCGATCGGATGCGTCCCGGTTCGGGCGCTGCTCCGTATCCCGGTCATGGAGAACGTCTGGGACTATCCCCGCCCGCCCGCGCTCGTGCCGTGCACGCGCCGCGTGCGGATCGAGCTCGGCGGCGCCGTGATCGCCGACTCCACCCGCGCGCTGCGGATCCTCGAGACGAGTCACCCGCCGACGATCTACGTACCGCCCGGGGACTTCGCGCCGGGCGCCCTGCGGGCCGCGGACGCGCGCTCGACGTTCTGCGAGTGGAAGGGCCGCGCGACCTACTGGGACGTCGTCGGCGCCGACGGCGTGACCGTCGCGCAGGCGGCCGGCTGGTCCTACCCGGACCCGGTGCCGGCGTACGCGGAGCTCCGCGACCACGTCGCGGTGTACCCGGGCCGCATGGAGCGGTGCCGGCTGGACGAGGAGACCGTCCGGGCGCAGGAGGGCGACTTCTACGGCGGCTGGATCACCGACGACATCACCGGGCGGATGAAGGGCGGGCCGGGCACCTGGGGCTGGTAGGCGCCCCGGTGCCAGAATCCGGAGCATGAGCTCCGACGTCACCCGCCGCGGCCTGCTGGGCGCCGGCGCCGCGGCCGCCGGGTCCGCCGCCCTGCTCCCCGACCGGGCGGCCGCGGCCCGCACCCGCCGCCGCTCGGCGGACGTCGTCGTGGTCGGGGCCGGCCTCGCCGGGCTGATGGCCGCCCGCGAGGTCGCGGCCGCCGGGCGCAGCGTCCTCGTGCTGGAGGCACGCGACCGGGTCGGCGGCCGCACGCTGAACCGCGAGCTGACCACCGCGCGCGGCACGTTCGTGGAGATCGGCGGCCAGTGGGTCGGCCCGACCCAGGACGTGCTCCTCGGTCTCGCCCGCACGCTCGGGGTGGAGACGTTCAAGACCTACGACCGGGGCGACTACCTCTTCCACCGCGAGGGCCGCACCACCCGCTACAGCGCCTCCACGCCGCTGGGGGCGATCCCGCCGGACCTGGGTGCGGTGGAGGCGTTCGCCGCGATCGGCCAGCTCGACGCGATGGCGGCGACGCTGCCGCTCGACGCGCCCTGGACCGCGCCGCGGGCCGAGGAGTGGGACTCCCAGACCTTCGAGACCTGGAAGCGCGCGAACACCGCGACCGCGGGCGCCCGGCTGCTGCTCGACCTCGCGATCGAGGCGGTCTGGGCGGCGCAGCCGCGCGACGTCTCGCTCCTGCACGTCCTCACGTACATCCGCGGGGCGGGCAACGAGACGACCCCCGGGTCGCTGAACCGGCTGATCAGCACCGCGGGCGGCGCGCAGGAGTCGCGCTTCGTCGGCGGCTCGCAGCGCGTGTCGCTGGAGCTGGCCCGTGCACTCGGGCGCCGCCGGATCCTGCTCTCCGCGCCGGTCCGGCGGATCCGCCAGCTCCGCGGCGGGGTCGAGGTGCACGCCGACCGCGTCGGGACCGTCCGCGCCCGCCAGGTCATCGTCACCGCGCCGCCCGCGGTCAGCGCGTTCATCGACTACGACCCGATCCTCCCCGCCGACCGCGCGCAGCTGCTGCAGCGGTTCCCGCAGGGCAACGCGATCAAGTGCATGGCCGTGTACGACGAGCCGTTCTGGCGGGCCGACGGGCTCGCCGGCCAGGTGACGAGCGACGGCGCCCCGGTGCGGATCACGTTCGACAACTCGCCGCCCGACGGCAGCCCCGGCGTGCTGCTGGGCTTCATCGAAGGGCACCTCGCCCGTGTCTGGAGCCGTCGCCCGGCCGCCGAGCGGCGCGCCGCGGTGCTCGAGAGCTTCCGGACCTACTTCGGGCCGCGGGCCGCGTCGCCGCGCGAGTACGTCGAGATGGACTGGTCGGCCGAGCGCTGGACCGGCGGCTGCTACGTCGGCTTCACGCCGCCGGGCGTGCTGCTCGACTACGGCCAGGCGATCCGCCGCCCGTTCGGCCGGATCCACTGGGCCGGGGCCGAGACCGCGACGATCTGGAACGGCTACATGGACGGCGCGCTGCGCAGCGGCCGGCGCGCCGCCGCGGAGGCGCTCGCCGGCTGACCGCCCGGCGGTCGACGACACGGCCCGGGCGCACTGGCGTCCTGTGGGACACTGGACCCATGCCCGCGTACCGCTCCCGCACCGTCACCCACGGACGCAACATGGCCGGCGCCCGCGCCCTGTACCGCGCCACCGGCGTCGCCAAGGGCGACCTCGGCCGCAAGCCGATCATCGCGGTCGCCAACTCCTACACGCAGTTCGTCCCCGGGCACACGCACCTCGCCCCGGTCGGGCAGATCGTCGCGGAGGCGATCAGCGAGGCGGGCGGCATCCCGCGCGAGTTCAACACGATCGCGGTCGACGACGGCATCGCGATGGGCCACGGCGGCATGCTCTACTCGCTCCCCTCCCGCGACCTGATCGCCGACAGCGTCGAGTACATGGTCAACGCGCACTGCGCGGACGCCCTGATCTGCATCTCCAACTGCGACAAGATCACGCCCGGGATGCTCAACGCCGCGCTGCGGCTGAACATCCCGACCGTGTTCGTGTCCGGCGGCCCGATGGAGGGCGGCACCGCGGTCCTCGTCGACGGCACGGTGCGCAAGCGCGTGAACCTCATCACCGCGATCGCGGACGCCGTCGCGGGCGACGTCTCCGACGAGGACATCGAGATCATCGAGGAGGCCGCGTGCCCGACCTGCGGGTCGTGCTCGGGCATGTTCACGGCGAACTCGATGAACTGCCTGACCGAGGCGCTCGGCCTCGCGCTGCCGGGCAACGGGTCGATCCTCGCGACGCACACGGCCCGCAAGGAGCTCTACCAGCGCGCCGCGCGTTGCGTCGTGGAGATCACGCGCCGCTACTACGAGGAGGACGACGAGTCCGTCCTGCCCCGCGCGGTCGCCACCCGCGAGGCGTTCGAGAACGCGATGGCGCTCGACGTCGCGATGGGCGGCTCGACGAACACCGTCCTGCACATCCTCGCCGCCGCCCAGGAGGCGGAGCTCGACTTCACGATGAAGGACATCGACGCGGTGTCGCGGCGCGTGCCGTGCCTGTGCAAGCCCGCGCCGAACGGCCCGTGGCTGATGGAGGACGTGCACCGCGCCGGCGGCATCGCCGCGATCCTCGGCGAGCTGTGGCGCGGCGGGCTGCTCAACGAGAACGTGCACACGGTGCACGCCGGGACGATCGGCGAGTGGCTGCTGCCGTGGGACATCCGCTCGGGCGAGGCGACACCGGAGGCGATCGAGATGTTCCACGCCGCGCCCGGCTGCGTGCGGTCGGCGACCGCGTTCTCGCAGAGCGAGCGGTGGGAGTCGCTGGACACCGACGCCGCGGAGGGCTGCATCCACGACGTGGAGCACGCGCTCTCCCAGGACGGCGGCCTGGCGATCCTCTACGGCAACCTCGCGGTCCGCGGCTGCGTCGTGAAGACCGCGGGCGTCGACGAGTCGATCCTGACGTTCAGCGGTCCGGCGGTCGTGGTCGAGTCGCAGGACGACGCGGTCGACGCGATCCTCGGCGGCAAGGTCAAGGAGGGCGACGTGGTCGTCATCCGCTACGAGGGTCCGCGCGGCGGCCCGGGCATGCAGGAGATGCTCTACCCGACCTCCTACCTGAAGGGCCTCGGGCTCGGCGCGAAGTGCGCGCTGATCACCGATGGGCGCTTCTCGGGCGGCACGTCGGGCCTGTCGATCGGGCACGTCTCGCCGGAGGCGGCGGCCGGGGGCACGATCGCG containing:
- a CDS encoding YcnI family copper-binding membrane protein, with amino-acid sequence MKLLTTLTAAAVLALPGVAAAHVTLQPAEGAAGAYVVENVRVPNEREDSGTTKVVVQFPAGFESASTQPVPGWKAEVATSGGAVRTITWTASGDTRIGPGEFQDFPISIKLPDTEGPLTFKALQTYEDGETVRWIGDESSDKPAPTVMVGAATGDEHGASGHHDDGEAKSTETSESATAEPALASATTGGGDDGGDGLAIAALIVGGLGLLVGAAGLATARRAGSGA
- a CDS encoding flavin monoamine oxidase family protein, with the translated sequence MSSDVTRRGLLGAGAAAAGSAALLPDRAAAARTRRRSADVVVVGAGLAGLMAAREVAAAGRSVLVLEARDRVGGRTLNRELTTARGTFVEIGGQWVGPTQDVLLGLARTLGVETFKTYDRGDYLFHREGRTTRYSASTPLGAIPPDLGAVEAFAAIGQLDAMAATLPLDAPWTAPRAEEWDSQTFETWKRANTATAGARLLLDLAIEAVWAAQPRDVSLLHVLTYIRGAGNETTPGSLNRLISTAGGAQESRFVGGSQRVSLELARALGRRRILLSAPVRRIRQLRGGVEVHADRVGTVRARQVIVTAPPAVSAFIDYDPILPADRAQLLQRFPQGNAIKCMAVYDEPFWRADGLAGQVTSDGAPVRITFDNSPPDGSPGVLLGFIEGHLARVWSRRPAAERRAAVLESFRTYFGPRAASPREYVEMDWSAERWTGGCYVGFTPPGVLLDYGQAIRRPFGRIHWAGAETATIWNGYMDGALRSGRRAAAEALAG
- a CDS encoding copper resistance CopC/CopD family protein, with the translated sequence MSHLRRILALAGVALVAFLALAPAGASAHAFLVGNQPFRDEVFKDGQPSEVVFRFNEPVEASFGAVRVFDTSAKRVDEQEILRPGGDTKKIGVKLKPGLAKGSYTATYRLVSADGHVINGGFVFHLGEPSKSGALAVADLVEGTSAGATTTTVFAAVKALDYLAIALALGGVGFLLLCWLPGLRGVAGGDERWAAASEAYAKRGSTMLLGAVNLGLATALLGILIQGSIVSGQGFFDALQASTVREVLDTRFGTVWGLKLVVWLILGGVLLVTPRTVPVLRPVSLGADGRVLDRPGGLRLALLVAPVTALAFAPALSGHAGTSDPVAVLLPTDVAHVAAMSLWLGGLIALVALVPAATGKLDGGDRARLLSAVLLRFSPVALAAVAVLAVTGTVQAVLHLTSFSQLLDTGFGRAVLVKALLLLVLIGLGALNRQRTLPKLREIAATGGTPGQAGTTLKNTLRAEVGLIVAVLATTGALVGYSPPASYTTPKAVNIEQRVGPLDLNTTVEPATVGSNTMHIYLFDAKTGEPFDDTKSITAQATLKSANVGPLDIALRKSGPGHFTADAFQLTLAGEWEIRIVDRVSEFDEYATTIKVPIR
- a CDS encoding copper resistance CopC family protein; its protein translation is MTRTTLRRAAVLGTLGALTFSTTALGHAEVDQRLPKPGASLSSGPKTVYVSFTQQIKSGGSFTVTRGSRTVLRGKNDPRNVKRIIGKSSKRLAKGTYKVTWRATYIDGHRETGSWTFRVR
- a CDS encoding DsbA family protein, producing MSTEPKVTRAEQKAARRAERDAAAAAAEAAAARKRRLAQLGGVLAVAAAIVAVFIAISAGGTEDGPTKKAGETVAGQTEVTQRFAGIPQAGIVLGQADAPVTLVEFADMQCPFCAEFARDGLPTLVEREVRAGTLRVEFRSMAFIGDDSQTLARAVAGAGAQGKLWQALDLFFINQGRENSGYADDAFVRTTLSGIPGLDVDKAIADGEGSAGTEAINQAQQLADQNGISSTPSFLIGKTGGKLEKLELSSLDGSQIRDKVQELAGT
- a CDS encoding DUF427 domain-containing protein, coding for MENVWDYPRPPALVPCTRRVRIELGGAVIADSTRALRILETSHPPTIYVPPGDFAPGALRAADARSTFCEWKGRATYWDVVGADGVTVAQAAGWSYPDPVPAYAELRDHVAVYPGRMERCRLDEETVRAQEGDFYGGWITDDITGRMKGGPGTWGW
- a CDS encoding vitamin K epoxide reductase family protein codes for the protein MSDRLRTATLAVTVLGLGVAVYLTYAHYAGIDPACGISHGCSKVQASDWATFAGIPVAVLGLIGYVSILAVLLLVPGDAGLLAAVGLAWVGFGFSMYLTYVEIAEIDAICQWCVASAVCMTLLAALTTTRFLRAPSQETTA
- the ilvD gene encoding dihydroxy-acid dehydratase, whose product is MPAYRSRTVTHGRNMAGARALYRATGVAKGDLGRKPIIAVANSYTQFVPGHTHLAPVGQIVAEAISEAGGIPREFNTIAVDDGIAMGHGGMLYSLPSRDLIADSVEYMVNAHCADALICISNCDKITPGMLNAALRLNIPTVFVSGGPMEGGTAVLVDGTVRKRVNLITAIADAVAGDVSDEDIEIIEEAACPTCGSCSGMFTANSMNCLTEALGLALPGNGSILATHTARKELYQRAARCVVEITRRYYEEDDESVLPRAVATREAFENAMALDVAMGGSTNTVLHILAAAQEAELDFTMKDIDAVSRRVPCLCKPAPNGPWLMEDVHRAGGIAAILGELWRGGLLNENVHTVHAGTIGEWLLPWDIRSGEATPEAIEMFHAAPGCVRSATAFSQSERWESLDTDAAEGCIHDVEHALSQDGGLAILYGNLAVRGCVVKTAGVDESILTFSGPAVVVESQDDAVDAILGGKVKEGDVVVIRYEGPRGGPGMQEMLYPTSYLKGLGLGAKCALITDGRFSGGTSGLSIGHVSPEAAAGGTIALVQDGDTIAIDIHTRSIELQVSDAELAERREALESGAGYVPAARDRVVSPALRAYAAMATSADTGAIRDVNAVERAVAAAADSRTHSQA